One region of Peribacillus simplex genomic DNA includes:
- a CDS encoding non-ribosomal peptide synthetase: MEKSIQNIYSLTPLQEGILYELEMNNTAENLYISQMRIRITGALEVNALFQAWSQVVERHEALRMKVISKNIENNVQVVFNAMDYQPEIIDMTELSKHDQLNEIQRVTSKSQQMDVNNSNLMKLQLVRIEENQYILIWTHHHIILDGWSTSIVIDELFVIYSRIVGKDSKRLIEKPKQYGDFIRYMNKIDAEDLNRYWKELAKDIEQPTITFPVLKSVKENRQENDLFWELDKKQSELLREFAAKNHVTVNVLLQLIWSIVLKEMSNQNRIVFGIVSSGRSNNLFKSEEIVGLLINTIPMIAEINDTDSVTDLLKRFQETLNNMLEHSQISLVDIKNHTKLKKEEPIFETLFVYENYPEAKNEGNSINWEVEGGKESHSFPLSLQAQDNKETIKCKLYFNRCFLEHSLINDIQKAFMQIAHQITKAQQIDEIYVDVDFSKLKNNVGNDFHATSDNKITSASVNQELKEIWQEFFLNTEINGDFFQLGGHSITAMKLVSKVNKRLDANIKLTDLFENPTLKLLSHKIFPEVITSPKDETQLVSSFVEKTFLEVLSTSQIEKDADFFEMGGHSILAMKLLTKLNKEYNQILTLKNIFQNSTIDSLTAFIMTRISDTDSEHKEIQTENHVLSSNQEALWFNEKLNGKTTNYNIPQKYKITGKVDTSLLEKAVNHVIDRHEILRTIVHEKDGKGYQEVKEDLYIKINEMDLSELKAEQQTTRLLQIEDDVQSEIFELEKGPLLTLKLVKLSENESVLFVNLHHFVFDGWSVSIFLDEWLSFYDSEVNEKELNLGNDFKQYKDFAIEQKSWLESNIKEETLFWATNLSGELPKLELPIDSMRTKENRNDGSSFIVELTREELQGLKRMSLEKNSTLFMTLLTMYQSFLAKYTGQNDIIVGCPLANRMIEGTGKSIGYFVNTLPFRLKLGPEETFEEILQRNTSHIIDIYDHQQMTLEKIVEVINPERNLVTTSLFQTVFILQNNAKAAFESEYIKITPEVIKSKVAKFDLSLAAEEYEDKLLFAFEYNSGIFNEQTIRLLGENFLEWIRTITYEPERYIDQVSVVSKKQEKVLLEEWQGETVQFEGIDDTIPEAFYKIVERFPDKVAIVDGPRTITYRELNHKSNRLSRHLISRGISTEERIGIYVNRSIDMVTGMLAVIKAGAAYVPLDPHYPNDRLSYMVQDSSISYCLSHKELGVNELIDSAKIIYFEDIEKESDLLMDANLHIPDQRNLAYVIYTSGTTGRPKGVMLEHRGIINLVYNQNKMMCLDTSARVLQFATFNFDSSVIEVFSSLLFGAELHISVDKENQFDMSKLVEQIKGEGISHIILPPAVLKELPITELNSIKVLGSAGSECPFELVSKFKHISFFNAYGPTEYSVCTSFKLFPPNEEVANELVVSIGKPLTNTVVLVLDENRKLVPAGSVGELYVGGIGLARGYLNNESLTNEKFIANPFNPAEKVYRTGDLVKHNKAGELVYIGRADDQVKIRGYRVELSEVNVSLRKMEEIKDSYVTVLEDEFENKRLIAYYTVSDVVSIESIRRRLKETLPAFMIPAHFMQLDKFPLTPNGKVDRKSLPKWTEQMDERKGKVLDVQELSKTETALLTIWRNVLNDPTIGPDDNFFECGGDSIISIQICSAAKEKDLFITPKDLFEYQTVRELGNIVNELEQNQVVQETISGYVPLTPIQSWFFNENHENIHHWNQSVVLMKDNTLSTEQFKKIIMKLIDQHDVLRTIFEKHGDSYIGNIRNIGNADTACGFYEYNVSSFKDENSLKEIKELEENAQQSLNIHNGPMMKFLLFRDQREVRIFWVIHHLIVDGVSWRILLEHFERCYQQMKKKQKLSLPLKTTSYKQWSEKLNKYQNTDLSEESVQYWEKEMNTPVSPLTKSLGETCDFENMYKIEVDEDRTQNLIKNTLRKHKTTIDEVLLSVIAWVFSNRMGINEFWLDLEGHGREDIEEGVDLSRTVGWFTSIYPVRIEGRASLGSTLRNTKNIIRSVPNKGFDFGILKYISTRDYRYPESLVSYNYLGQFNNTGDMEQTNSSNIDLKYKFPYKLNFVASIVNNRLMLNIIGDSNNENFQMICKEVEAQLNKVLCGSADLYDSIIETDFESEEIVDGSTIKHFINKFNNIEEIYPVTSLQEGMLFHSEVTQSPEYISQLSIDLIGDLDLDKLEEAWNDTCRKYDVLRSVFRRNQLGDRYQIILNDIYYVFNHVNLTMFSVDESESKIENLLEQSRSRQTDLENGPLMNITLIQLSDHRFKFIWTHHHALIDGWSLQIVINHFLDNYRNPSSTLKDSDEHKYAYKQVMNHVRNINKQEEAAFWNKELSDFEQVKALVSKKTDKEAFTSDKVIEYSLPEELTEELIELSKRHRKTINTVVQGVWGIVLSYLSESNSVCYGVTSSGRNLSIPHIESAVGLLINTLPFSLKIDWEDDLQSYFTAIQNKQLQMREYEFSSLTDIKRYAEIPWDRDLFQHIFVFENYPSAELADDSPIMIESSVGSESTNFDLTFSAAVVQSKLHYKIIYKNNKFDENEILSFMDSMQEIFLNLTKDETLSIGKLINHLKVGAR; encoded by the coding sequence TTGGAGAAATCTATTCAGAATATCTACTCATTAACTCCGCTTCAAGAAGGAATCCTCTACGAACTGGAGATGAACAATACAGCTGAGAACCTTTACATTTCTCAAATGCGAATCAGGATAACGGGCGCTCTTGAAGTAAATGCATTATTCCAGGCATGGAGTCAGGTTGTAGAACGTCATGAAGCATTAAGAATGAAGGTCATCTCTAAAAATATTGAAAATAATGTTCAGGTTGTATTCAATGCAATGGACTATCAACCAGAAATAATCGATATGACGGAGTTGAGTAAACATGATCAATTAAATGAAATTCAGAGAGTGACATCAAAATCCCAGCAGATGGATGTGAATAACTCCAATTTGATGAAACTCCAGTTAGTGAGAATTGAAGAAAATCAGTATATCTTGATTTGGACTCATCACCATATAATTTTGGATGGCTGGAGTACCAGCATAGTCATCGATGAACTCTTTGTTATTTACAGCCGAATTGTAGGAAAAGACTCCAAACGGCTTATTGAAAAGCCAAAGCAATATGGAGATTTTATCCGGTATATGAATAAAATCGATGCGGAAGATCTAAATCGTTATTGGAAAGAGCTAGCAAAGGATATTGAGCAGCCGACAATCACATTTCCCGTTCTGAAATCTGTGAAGGAAAACCGGCAGGAAAATGATCTATTTTGGGAGCTGGATAAAAAACAGAGTGAGCTTTTAAGAGAATTTGCCGCTAAAAACCATGTAACGGTTAATGTATTATTGCAGTTAATATGGTCGATCGTGCTAAAGGAAATGTCCAACCAAAACCGAATAGTCTTTGGAATTGTGAGCTCTGGCAGATCGAATAACTTATTCAAATCAGAAGAAATTGTCGGGCTGCTCATTAATACGATTCCGATGATAGCTGAAATAAACGATACTGACAGCGTTACTGATTTACTGAAACGGTTCCAGGAAACATTAAACAATATGCTGGAACACTCTCAAATTTCTTTAGTGGATATCAAAAATCATACAAAATTAAAGAAGGAAGAGCCGATTTTCGAAACGTTATTTGTTTATGAGAATTATCCGGAAGCTAAAAATGAAGGCAATAGTATTAACTGGGAAGTTGAAGGCGGAAAAGAATCACATAGCTTTCCGTTATCATTACAAGCCCAGGATAATAAAGAAACCATTAAATGCAAATTGTACTTTAATCGCTGCTTCTTAGAGCATTCACTAATTAATGATATCCAAAAAGCCTTCATGCAGATTGCCCATCAAATTACAAAAGCACAGCAAATTGACGAAATATATGTCGATGTTGATTTTTCAAAACTAAAGAATAATGTAGGTAATGACTTTCATGCAACAAGTGACAATAAGATCACTTCGGCATCGGTTAATCAAGAACTTAAAGAAATATGGCAAGAGTTTTTCTTGAATACTGAGATTAATGGTGATTTCTTTCAATTGGGCGGGCATTCGATAACAGCTATGAAATTGGTATCTAAGGTGAATAAACGACTTGATGCGAATATAAAATTGACTGATTTGTTTGAAAATCCCACATTAAAATTGCTAAGTCATAAGATCTTTCCAGAAGTGATAACATCTCCTAAAGATGAAACGCAATTAGTTTCATCATTTGTAGAAAAGACATTTTTGGAAGTCTTATCAACAAGTCAAATCGAAAAAGATGCCGATTTTTTTGAAATGGGCGGACACTCGATATTAGCCATGAAGTTATTGACAAAGTTAAATAAAGAATACAACCAAATTCTAACTTTGAAAAATATTTTTCAAAATTCAACGATCGATTCGTTGACGGCCTTCATCATGACTCGAATTTCAGATACTGACAGTGAGCACAAAGAAATCCAAACAGAAAATCATGTTTTATCCAGTAACCAAGAGGCTTTGTGGTTCAACGAAAAACTCAATGGTAAAACAACCAATTATAACATTCCTCAGAAATATAAAATTACTGGCAAAGTGGATACTTCACTCCTGGAAAAAGCCGTCAACCATGTCATTGATAGACATGAAATCTTAAGGACCATCGTGCATGAAAAGGACGGTAAAGGCTATCAAGAAGTTAAGGAAGATTTGTACATTAAAATAAATGAAATGGACCTCTCTGAATTAAAGGCAGAACAGCAAACGACCCGTTTGCTGCAAATTGAAGACGACGTCCAATCGGAAATCTTTGAACTTGAAAAAGGTCCTCTCTTGACATTGAAACTTGTTAAATTGAGTGAAAATGAGTCTGTTTTATTTGTGAATCTTCACCATTTTGTTTTTGATGGATGGTCAGTGAGTATATTTTTAGATGAATGGTTATCATTTTATGACAGTGAAGTGAATGAAAAGGAACTTAACCTTGGAAACGACTTTAAACAATATAAGGATTTTGCCATTGAGCAAAAAAGCTGGTTGGAAAGTAACATTAAAGAAGAAACGCTATTTTGGGCAACAAACTTATCTGGGGAATTACCTAAATTGGAGCTTCCTATAGATTCTATGCGTACAAAAGAAAATCGCAACGATGGCAGTAGTTTTATAGTGGAGCTAACAAGGGAAGAGCTCCAAGGTTTAAAGCGGATGTCCCTTGAAAAAAACTCGACATTATTCATGACACTTCTAACGATGTACCAGTCTTTTCTAGCAAAATATACAGGTCAAAACGATATCATTGTCGGATGTCCTTTGGCGAATCGAATGATTGAAGGAACAGGGAAATCGATAGGTTATTTTGTCAATACACTCCCCTTTAGATTAAAGCTGGGACCCGAGGAAACATTTGAAGAGATTCTTCAAAGAAATACTAGTCATATCATTGACATCTATGATCATCAGCAAATGACATTGGAGAAAATTGTTGAAGTCATCAACCCTGAAAGAAATTTAGTAACCACTTCTTTATTTCAAACCGTCTTCATTTTACAAAATAATGCTAAAGCTGCATTTGAAAGTGAATACATAAAGATAACGCCTGAAGTAATAAAATCAAAGGTAGCAAAATTCGATTTGAGTTTAGCTGCGGAAGAATATGAAGATAAACTTTTATTCGCTTTTGAGTATAATTCAGGTATTTTCAATGAACAAACCATTCGATTATTAGGTGAAAATTTCTTGGAGTGGATTCGGACAATTACATACGAGCCTGAACGATACATTGACCAAGTATCTGTAGTGAGTAAGAAGCAGGAGAAAGTATTATTGGAAGAATGGCAGGGAGAAACCGTTCAGTTTGAGGGGATCGATGATACAATCCCAGAAGCATTCTATAAAATTGTTGAGAGATTTCCTGATAAGGTAGCCATTGTTGATGGTCCCAGAACCATTACATATCGCGAATTGAATCATAAGAGCAATCGTCTTTCACGCCATTTAATAAGCAGGGGAATTTCTACAGAAGAAAGAATCGGAATTTATGTGAATCGATCAATTGATATGGTTACCGGGATGTTGGCAGTAATTAAAGCTGGAGCTGCGTATGTTCCATTGGATCCTCATTATCCTAATGATCGATTAAGCTATATGGTTCAAGATTCGTCCATTTCCTATTGTTTGAGTCACAAAGAACTCGGTGTGAATGAATTGATCGATTCAGCTAAAATAATATATTTTGAAGATATTGAAAAAGAATCGGATTTGTTAATGGACGCCAATCTTCACATTCCGGATCAGAGAAATCTAGCGTATGTCATTTATACTTCGGGAACGACAGGCAGACCAAAAGGAGTCATGTTAGAACATAGAGGAATCATTAACTTAGTGTATAACCAAAATAAAATGATGTGTTTAGACACATCAGCTAGAGTGTTGCAATTCGCTACATTTAATTTTGATTCATCCGTCATTGAGGTTTTCAGCTCACTTTTATTTGGTGCCGAACTGCATATAAGTGTGGATAAAGAAAATCAATTTGACATGAGTAAACTTGTTGAACAAATTAAGGGAGAAGGAATTTCCCATATCATTTTACCGCCTGCCGTGTTGAAGGAACTGCCAATCACGGAATTGAACAGTATTAAAGTACTGGGATCTGCAGGTTCTGAATGTCCATTTGAGCTCGTTTCAAAGTTTAAACATATATCGTTTTTTAATGCCTATGGGCCTACAGAATATTCGGTGTGTACAAGTTTTAAACTATTTCCTCCGAATGAAGAGGTAGCGAATGAATTAGTTGTTTCAATTGGGAAGCCTCTGACTAACACAGTTGTACTTGTTTTGGATGAAAACCGGAAACTAGTTCCGGCAGGATCGGTTGGTGAACTATACGTTGGAGGAATTGGGTTAGCAAGGGGATATTTGAATAATGAGAGCCTGACAAATGAAAAGTTCATAGCCAATCCATTCAACCCTGCAGAAAAAGTATATAGAACCGGGGATTTAGTTAAGCATAACAAAGCTGGGGAATTAGTCTATATAGGCAGAGCGGACGATCAAGTGAAAATAAGAGGATACCGGGTTGAACTATCGGAGGTTAATGTTTCCTTACGAAAGATGGAAGAAATCAAGGATAGTTATGTAACGGTATTGGAAGATGAATTTGAGAATAAAAGGCTAATTGCTTATTATACGGTGAGTGATGTGGTTTCGATAGAATCAATCAGAAGACGATTGAAAGAAACACTGCCTGCATTCATGATTCCTGCTCATTTTATGCAACTGGATAAATTTCCTTTGACGCCGAATGGGAAAGTTGATCGGAAATCCCTGCCGAAATGGACGGAACAGATGGACGAGCGGAAGGGAAAAGTGCTGGATGTGCAAGAATTGTCCAAAACTGAAACAGCGCTTCTGACAATATGGAGAAACGTTTTAAATGATCCCACTATAGGCCCGGATGATAACTTCTTTGAATGTGGCGGTGATTCAATCATCAGTATTCAAATATGCTCTGCTGCAAAAGAAAAAGATTTATTTATAACTCCTAAAGATTTATTTGAATACCAAACGGTCCGCGAGTTGGGGAATATTGTGAATGAATTGGAGCAAAACCAAGTGGTTCAAGAAACAATATCAGGTTATGTCCCGTTAACGCCTATTCAATCATGGTTTTTTAATGAAAATCATGAGAATATCCATCATTGGAATCAGTCCGTAGTATTAATGAAGGATAATACATTATCAACTGAACAATTTAAAAAAATCATCATGAAATTAATTGATCAGCACGACGTATTAAGGACAATATTTGAAAAACATGGTGATTCATATATAGGGAATATTAGGAATATTGGGAATGCCGATACAGCATGCGGTTTTTATGAGTATAATGTTTCAAGTTTTAAAGATGAAAATAGTTTGAAGGAAATTAAGGAGCTAGAAGAAAACGCCCAACAAAGTTTAAACATACACAATGGCCCCATGATGAAGTTTCTTCTATTCAGGGATCAAAGGGAGGTAAGGATCTTTTGGGTGATTCATCACCTCATAGTTGATGGTGTTTCATGGAGGATACTTCTTGAACATTTCGAAAGATGTTATCAGCAGATGAAGAAGAAACAAAAACTATCACTTCCTTTAAAAACGACTTCTTATAAACAATGGTCCGAGAAACTAAACAAATATCAGAACACTGACCTATCGGAAGAATCCGTTCAATATTGGGAAAAGGAAATGAATACTCCCGTTTCTCCGCTAACGAAAAGCTTAGGAGAAACGTGTGATTTTGAAAACATGTACAAAATAGAAGTGGATGAGGATCGAACACAAAACCTCATTAAAAATACATTAAGAAAACATAAAACGACGATTGATGAAGTTTTATTATCAGTTATCGCCTGGGTGTTTTCCAATCGTATGGGAATCAATGAATTTTGGCTCGATTTAGAAGGACATGGTCGAGAGGATATTGAGGAAGGCGTTGATCTTTCAAGGACGGTAGGGTGGTTCACCTCCATCTATCCAGTAAGGATTGAAGGAAGGGCGTCTTTGGGATCTACACTGAGAAATACGAAGAACATAATAAGAAGTGTGCCGAACAAAGGGTTTGACTTTGGAATCCTAAAGTATATTTCCACTCGGGATTATCGTTATCCAGAAAGCCTTGTGAGTTACAACTATCTAGGTCAGTTTAATAATACAGGTGATATGGAACAAACCAATAGCAGCAATATCGATTTGAAATACAAATTTCCATATAAACTCAATTTTGTCGCTAGCATCGTAAACAATAGACTCATGCTGAATATTATCGGGGATAGCAACAATGAAAACTTCCAAATGATATGTAAAGAAGTTGAAGCACAATTAAACAAAGTTTTATGCGGAAGTGCAGATTTGTATGACTCTATTATCGAAACGGATTTTGAATCAGAGGAAATAGTTGATGGAAGTACAATTAAGCATTTCATTAATAAGTTTAATAACATTGAAGAAATTTACCCAGTGACATCACTTCAAGAAGGGATGTTATTCCATAGCGAAGTAACTCAAAGTCCTGAATATATCTCGCAGCTATCCATCGACTTAATAGGCGATCTTGATCTGGATAAATTAGAAGAAGCCTGGAATGATACTTGCAGAAAATACGACGTCCTAAGATCGGTTTTCAGGCGCAATCAATTGGGGGACCGTTATCAAATCATACTCAATGATATTTATTATGTGTTTAATCATGTGAATCTAACGATGTTCAGTGTAGACGAGTCAGAATCCAAGATAGAAAATCTATTAGAACAAAGCAGGAGCAGACAAACGGATTTAGAGAATGGGCCGCTCATGAACATCACCTTAATTCAGCTATCGGATCATCGTTTTAAATTCATCTGGACACATCATCATGCTTTAATAGATGGCTGGAGCCTGCAAATCGTCATTAATCATTTTTTGGATAATTATCGAAATCCATCCAGTACGTTAAAAGACAGTGATGAACATAAGTATGCTTATAAACAAGTCATGAACCATGTAAGAAATATTAATAAACAGGAAGAAGCAGCTTTCTGGAACAAAGAGTTGAGCGATTTCGAACAAGTAAAAGCACTGGTGAGTAAGAAAACGGATAAGGAAGCTTTTACATCGGATAAAGTTATTGAATATAGCTTACCTGAAGAGCTTACTGAAGAATTGATAGAGTTATCCAAGCGGCATAGAAAAACAATTAATACCGTTGTTCAAGGAGTTTGGGGAATCGTTCTATCTTACCTTAGTGAAAGCAACTCAGTATGTTATGGGGTGACAAGCTCAGGAAGGAACCTCAGCATTCCGCATATCGAATCAGCTGTAGGCTTATTGATCAATACTCTTCCATTCTCTTTGAAAATCGATTGGGAGGATGATTTACAATCCTATTTCACCGCTATTCAAAACAAGCAATTACAAATGAGAGAGTATGAGTTCAGTTCACTTACGGATATAAAGCGATACGCTGAAATTCCATGGGATAGGGATTTATTTCAACATATATTTGTATTCGAAAATTATCCGAGCGCAGAACTGGCAGATGATTCGCCAATCATGATCGAAAGTTCAGTTGGAAGTGAATCAACTAATTTCGATCTTACGTTCTCTGCAGCTGTAGTGCAATCAAAGTTGCATTATAAAATCATTTATAAAAACAATAAATTCGATGAAAATGAAATTTTAAGTTTTATGGATTCCATGCAAGAAATATTCTTAAATCTAACAAAAGATGAAACACTATCTATTGGTAAATTAATAAATCACTTGAAAGTTGGGGCCCGATGA
- a CDS encoding non-ribosomal peptide synthetase, translating into MISKSMTTNKLMSITEAFKKMAGDNQSKAALYENERQITYKELDILSDNLAKRIIDMGIQEETMIGIPSKRSIELIIGMLAIIKSGCCYVPIDEKYPLKRLEYMLEDTDMEFFLSFNDHEGKLSELDIEPIPFEIKELSREGHTPVNRSSENGLAYVIYTSGTTGKPKGVMIEQRSVVNLVLNSEILEINENNRVAQFSNPCFDAATFEIWGALLNGATLFLMTNEFTSFDDWKEAISIGKVDVAFFTTGLFNAMVDEDPLIFEGLKKIVVGGDKISISHVKRLKQTIGHFSLINGYGPTECTTFAICHEVEDKDVDVIPIGKPLTNVEIRILSEEQVEVGDGEIGEIHIGGQGVMRGYLNQPQLTEQALIMDDLNQTKWYKTGDHGIRLNNGEILYKGRKDSQVKIRGFRIELNEIQDKLDKYMKVESSVVAVKNINDENYVIAYYKQKDENAKNAEKDIKDYLGNELPNYMIPHFFVRVDDFPLNANGKVDKAKLLEMDIMQNKLFLANQENGKKKEVLKIWRNILGNQSLGLDDNFFENGGHSILATKLVYIMKETVLPEATLQILLENNTVNKFVGALEIDSSGSMEALMEKDSTLNRSLMEKIRKICTKPVQFEKNMMITGGTGFLGAHLLNKLLRELEHVKIYCLVRFPSRNRLKDTLMKYGLWQDEFESRIVVIEGDFSKHQFGLDDMTYEKLSNDVSHVYHVGAETNFFEPYSKSKVSNVDGVVEIIKFASSYTRKNIYYASTLSVLTGERKWDEEDELVYSPDLMIGYSQSKWVAEKLLLQAREYGLTIDIFRLGRISSNSLNGVWNEKDMLYKVFESFIEQRILPFKEEIHFELMPVDFVSGFMYKISRLNENQKLGIYHMFNDQRVSSEFVTSFFEKNNIPYSNMGLQEWLQSLKEKTQSNEIHSLSALSQLIDESTKLKESEILQSKTKKDMEWLSMKMPEIDSRYVESFMKFMLK; encoded by the coding sequence ATGATAAGTAAATCGATGACGACGAATAAATTGATGTCAATAACTGAAGCTTTTAAAAAAATGGCGGGCGATAATCAATCAAAAGCGGCACTTTATGAAAATGAACGGCAAATAACTTATAAAGAATTAGATATTCTCTCAGATAATCTTGCCAAAAGGATCATTGACATGGGAATTCAAGAAGAAACAATGATCGGGATTCCAAGCAAAAGGTCCATTGAACTGATCATAGGGATGCTTGCCATTATAAAGTCTGGCTGTTGCTATGTTCCAATAGATGAAAAATACCCATTAAAAAGATTGGAATATATGCTTGAGGATACGGATATGGAGTTCTTCTTATCATTTAATGATCATGAAGGGAAGCTCAGTGAATTGGATATTGAACCAATTCCATTTGAGATTAAAGAACTGAGCAGGGAAGGGCACACTCCTGTGAACCGTTCTTCAGAGAATGGTCTAGCGTATGTTATTTATACATCTGGAACGACTGGAAAACCAAAAGGCGTAATGATAGAACAAAGAAGTGTAGTCAATTTAGTATTGAACTCTGAAATACTTGAAATAAACGAAAATAATAGAGTGGCTCAATTTTCCAACCCTTGCTTTGACGCCGCAACTTTTGAGATATGGGGAGCGTTATTAAATGGAGCAACATTATTCCTGATGACGAATGAGTTCACTTCTTTTGATGATTGGAAAGAAGCGATATCGATTGGAAAGGTGGATGTAGCTTTTTTTACGACAGGTCTTTTCAATGCAATGGTTGATGAGGATCCATTAATTTTTGAAGGATTAAAGAAAATTGTGGTTGGAGGAGATAAAATCTCGATTTCCCATGTCAAAAGATTGAAGCAGACGATTGGTCATTTTTCCTTAATTAATGGGTATGGACCAACTGAATGCACAACCTTTGCCATTTGTCATGAAGTCGAAGATAAGGATGTAGATGTTATTCCCATTGGAAAGCCATTAACCAATGTCGAAATCAGGATTTTATCTGAAGAACAAGTTGAGGTAGGCGATGGCGAAATAGGTGAAATCCACATTGGCGGTCAAGGGGTCATGAGAGGCTATTTAAATCAGCCACAATTAACAGAACAAGCTTTGATCATGGATGATTTGAATCAAACGAAGTGGTATAAAACAGGTGATCATGGCATCCGGTTAAATAATGGTGAGATCCTTTACAAAGGACGAAAAGACAGTCAAGTGAAAATTCGCGGCTTTAGAATAGAACTGAATGAAATTCAAGATAAGCTTGATAAGTACATGAAGGTTGAAAGTTCAGTAGTAGCAGTTAAAAACATCAATGATGAGAATTATGTTATCGCGTATTACAAACAGAAGGATGAAAACGCGAAAAATGCTGAAAAGGATATTAAAGATTATCTTGGCAATGAATTGCCGAATTATATGATTCCACACTTTTTTGTCAGAGTGGATGATTTTCCGCTTAATGCCAACGGTAAAGTGGATAAAGCGAAATTATTGGAAATGGATATCATGCAAAATAAGCTTTTTTTAGCCAATCAAGAAAATGGAAAGAAAAAAGAAGTATTGAAGATTTGGAGAAATATATTAGGAAATCAAAGTTTAGGATTAGACGACAATTTCTTTGAAAATGGAGGTCATTCCATTTTAGCTACCAAACTCGTCTATATAATGAAGGAAACTGTACTTCCTGAAGCTACTTTACAGATTTTATTGGAAAATAACACAGTGAATAAATTTGTTGGTGCACTTGAAATTGATTCATCTGGCAGTATGGAAGCTCTGATGGAGAAGGACTCCACACTCAATCGATCGCTTATGGAGAAAATAAGGAAAATATGCACTAAACCAGTTCAATTTGAAAAGAATATGATGATTACTGGTGGAACAGGGTTTTTAGGAGCCCATCTATTAAACAAATTGTTACGGGAATTGGAACATGTCAAAATATATTGTTTGGTTAGATTTCCTTCAAGAAATAGATTGAAAGATACTTTAATGAAATATGGTCTTTGGCAGGATGAGTTCGAAAGCCGAATCGTTGTAATTGAAGGCGATTTTAGTAAACATCAATTCGGTTTGGATGATATGACATATGAGAAATTAAGCAATGATGTTTCCCATGTATATCATGTCGGTGCCGAAACGAACTTCTTCGAGCCGTATAGTAAATCAAAAGTTTCAAATGTGGATGGTGTAGTGGAGATCATTAAGTTTGCTTCATCATACACTCGGAAAAACATCTATTATGCCTCAACGCTTTCTGTCTTGACCGGCGAAAGGAAATGGGATGAGGAAGACGAATTGGTTTACTCCCCAGATTTAATGATCGGGTACAGCCAGTCCAAATGGGTAGCAGAGAAACTGCTTCTTCAAGCAAGGGAATATGGATTGACAATCGATATTTTCCGATTAGGCAGGATTTCATCTAATTCCCTAAACGGGGTTTGGAACGAGAAGGATATGCTGTACAAGGTTTTTGAATCATTTATTGAACAAAGGATATTGCCATTTAAAGAGGAAATTCATTTTGAATTGATGCCAGTCGACTTTGTAAGTGGGTTTATGTATAAAATATCAAGATTGAATGAGAATCAGAAACTCGGAATCTATCACATGTTCAATGATCAGAGGGTTTCAAGTGAATTCGTGACCTCCTTCTTCGAAAAAAATAATATACCTTACTCCAATATGGGTTTGCAAGAATGGCTACAATCTTTAAAGGAAAAGACACAATCTAATGAGATTCATTCATTAAGTGCTTTGTCCCAGTTAATTGATGAATCAACAAAATTAAAAGAGTCGGAAATCCTTCAATCCAAAACCAAGAAGGATATGGAATGGCTATCAATGAAAATGCCGGAAATTGATTCAAGGTATGTGGAAAGCTTTATGAAGTTCATGTTGAAATAA